A portion of the Rhinolophus sinicus isolate RSC01 linkage group LG03, ASM3656204v1, whole genome shotgun sequence genome contains these proteins:
- the GPR150 gene encoding putative G-protein coupled receptor 150, with protein sequence MENPFSLSTLSTVPNLSAPISLGRGINLTSGQGASALGPPPLPPGPLSRLVFLGAILVVAVVGNATVLCRLCGGGGPWTGPKRRKMDFLLVQLALADLYACGGTAFSQLAWGLLGEPRLAAGDQACRLVRLLQASGQGASAHLVLLIAVERQRAVRRPQGPPLPARALATLGWLLALLLALPPAFVVRGGAPSPPPAVSPATRAWPGQRRCRGIFAPLPRWHLQVYALFEAAAGFAAPVAVLGVACSRLICAWRQSPPQAPAAPAPRSASPGRAPAHSALPRAKVQSLKMSLVLALLFVGFKLPYFAVRLTAAWSSAPVGEWEAEDLAVALRLVGVANSALNPFVYLFFQAGDCQLRRRLRRRLGALCGTRRGVAEDDERAQGHQALHRHRWPRPHYHHARREQLEEGCLRPPLPRLRPRPCSCESAF encoded by the coding sequence ATGGAGAATCCCTTCAGCCTCTCAACTCTGTCGACCGTGCCCAACCTCTCCGCACCCATCTCGCTGGGGAGGGGTATCAACCTGACTTCCGGACAGGGAGCCTCGGCCCTGGGGCCACCGCCGCTGCCACCCGGGCCGCTCAGCCGCCTGGTATTCCTGGGAGCCATCCTGGTAGTGGCCGTGGTCGGCAACGCTACGGTGCTGTGTCGCCTGTGCGGCGGCGGCGGACCCTGGACAGGTCCCAAGCGTCGCAAGATGGACTTCCTGCTGGTGCAACTGGCCCTGGCCGACCTGTACGCGTGCGGAGGCACCGCGTTTTCTCAGCTGGCCTGGGGGCTGCTGGGCGAGCCGCGTCTGGCCGCGGGGGACCAGGCGTGCCGCTTAGTGCGGCTGCTGCAGGCATCGGGCCAGGGCGCCTCCGCCCACCTCGTGCTGCTCATCGCCGTAGAGCGCCAGCGCGCCGTGCGCCGTCCGCAGGGCCCACCGCTGCCCGCGCGCGCCCTCGCCAccctgggctggctgctggcGCTGCTGCTGGCGCTGCCCCCGGCCTTCGTGGTGCGCGGCGGAGCCCCGTCGCCGCCACCTGCAGTGTCCCCGGCCACCCGCGCCTGGCCCGGACAGCGTCGCTGCCGCGGCATCTTCGCGCCCCTGCCGCGCTGGCACCTGCAGGTCTACGCGCTCTTTGAGGCCGCCGCGGGATTCGCGGCTCCCGTCGCCGTCCTGGGCGTCGCTTGCAGCCGCCTGATCTGCGCCTGGCGGCAGAGCCCACCCCAGGCCCCAGCGGCTCCCGCGCCCAGATCGGCGAGTCCCGGCCGAGCCCCAGCGCACAGCGCGCTGCCCCGCGCCAAAGTGCAGAGCCTGAAGATGAGCCTGGTGCTGGCACTGCTGTTCGTGGGCTTCAAACTGCCCTACTTTGCTGTCCGGCTGACAGCCGCGTGGTCGTCCGCACCCGTGGGAGAGTGGGAGGCCGAGGACCTTGCGGTGGCGCTGCGCCTCGTGGGAGTGGCCAATAGCGCTCTCAATCCCTTCGTCTACCTCTTCTTCCAGGCGGGCGACTGCCAGCTCCGGCGGCGACTGCGGAGGCGCCTGGGCGCTCTCTGCGGCACACGGAGGGGAGTCGCGGAGGACGACGAGAGGGCCCAGGGCCACCAGGCTCTCCACCGCCACCGCTGGCCCCGACCTCACTATCACCACGCTCGGCGGGAGCAGCTAGAGGAGGGCTGCTTGCGCCCACCCCTCCCGCGCCTCCGGCCGCGGCCCTGCTCCTGCGAAAGCGCCTTCTAG